From the Nocardiopsis changdeensis genome, one window contains:
- the rlmN gene encoding 23S rRNA (adenine(2503)-C(2))-methyltransferase RlmN, translated as MPAELTFVAPRRAKPPRHLADLTPQERAEVVAELGEKPFRAKQIAKHYFGGLESDTSAMTDLPASSREKLGEALLPRLLTPVKHITCDDGMTRKTLWKAFDGVLFESVLMRYPDRVTLCISSQAGCGMNCPFCATGQAGLTRNLSTGEIVEQVVASARDLARGQVAGGPGRISNIVFMGMGEPMANYKRVLETVRRITDPVPDGLGISQRGVTVSTVGLVPAIDKLTAEKMQVRLAISLHAPDDELRDELVPINTRWKVAEVLDAAWRYAGTTGRRVSIEYALIKDVNDQAWRADLLGRLLKGHLVHVNLIPLNPTPGSKWTASRPEDEREFVRRLQSHGVSVTVRDTRGQEIDGACGQLAASES; from the coding sequence ATGCCCGCCGAGCTCACCTTCGTCGCACCGCGCCGTGCCAAGCCTCCCCGGCACCTGGCCGACCTCACCCCGCAGGAGCGGGCCGAGGTCGTCGCCGAGCTGGGGGAGAAGCCCTTCCGGGCCAAACAGATCGCCAAGCACTACTTCGGCGGTCTGGAGTCGGACACCTCGGCCATGACCGACCTGCCCGCCTCCTCGCGGGAGAAGCTGGGCGAGGCCCTGCTGCCCCGCCTGCTCACCCCCGTCAAGCACATCACCTGCGACGACGGGATGACCCGCAAGACCCTGTGGAAGGCGTTCGACGGGGTGCTGTTCGAGTCGGTGCTGATGCGCTACCCGGACCGCGTCACCCTGTGCATCTCCTCACAGGCGGGCTGCGGCATGAACTGCCCGTTCTGCGCCACCGGGCAGGCGGGGCTCACCCGCAACCTGTCCACCGGCGAGATCGTGGAGCAGGTGGTGGCCAGCGCCCGCGACCTGGCCCGCGGCCAGGTGGCCGGCGGACCGGGGCGGATCAGCAACATCGTGTTCATGGGCATGGGCGAGCCCATGGCCAACTACAAGCGCGTCCTGGAGACGGTACGCCGGATCACCGACCCGGTGCCCGACGGGCTGGGCATCTCCCAGCGCGGCGTCACCGTGTCCACGGTGGGCCTGGTCCCGGCGATCGACAAGCTCACCGCCGAGAAGATGCAGGTGCGCCTGGCGATCTCGCTGCACGCCCCGGACGACGAGCTGCGCGACGAGCTGGTGCCGATCAACACCCGCTGGAAGGTCGCCGAGGTGCTCGACGCCGCCTGGCGCTACGCCGGGACGACCGGCCGCCGGGTCTCCATCGAGTACGCGCTCATCAAGGACGTCAACGACCAGGCGTGGCGGGCCGACCTGCTCGGCAGGCTGCTCAAGGGCCACCTGGTGCACGTGAACCTGATCCCGCTCAACCCCACCCCGGGGTCCAAGTGGACCGCGTCGCGCCCCGAGGACGAGCGCGAGTTCGTCCGGCGCCTGCAGTCCCACGGCGTCTCGGTGACCGTGCGCGACACCCGCGGCCAGGAGATCGACGGGGCCTGCGGCCAGCTCGCGGCCTCGGAGAGCTGA
- a CDS encoding suppressor of fused domain protein translates to MTGIEVLLDEVSPYQSRRVVVECDSRTTAAYLLDARGRIRVPVWLANHEIAPRAAEPGDSFEGRAPLMPEGHTKHPQGRPRFDPSCLRAVWFEEGDGVALVDEEGLLAVIPGWAEADSGLPGYAREAIGRSAYAWELDPVKGQLWPRVVHAEAYWDWRRASGAWRSVQRTVLGHLNRTVGAAGHYWDVSDGHPPLLRVSERPPSEDRPFTILSTVGMCGQRMPTLDRYMADTSRYARVELALATTMPAHHAARIFRWIGAFPWRAVTWFGTGHTVKWLDNPEDRAMRRGAGAVLLLEDPSPLVAAAGHAPPDTAGLTFQGDPVRWLWIVPITRPEHLFAKEHDSATLVEKLAAEGRSWILS, encoded by the coding sequence GTGACAGGGATCGAGGTCCTGCTCGACGAGGTCAGCCCGTACCAGAGCCGTCGCGTCGTCGTCGAGTGCGACTCCCGGACCACGGCCGCCTACCTGCTGGACGCGCGCGGGCGCATCCGCGTCCCGGTGTGGCTGGCCAACCACGAGATCGCCCCCCGCGCCGCCGAGCCCGGCGACTCCTTCGAGGGGCGGGCCCCGCTGATGCCGGAGGGGCACACCAAGCACCCGCAGGGGCGCCCCCGGTTCGACCCCTCCTGTCTGCGCGCGGTGTGGTTCGAGGAGGGCGACGGGGTCGCGCTGGTCGACGAGGAGGGCCTGCTCGCGGTCATCCCCGGCTGGGCGGAGGCCGACAGCGGACTGCCCGGGTACGCCCGCGAGGCGATCGGGCGCAGCGCCTACGCCTGGGAGCTGGACCCGGTCAAGGGGCAGCTGTGGCCGCGGGTGGTGCACGCGGAGGCCTACTGGGACTGGCGGCGGGCCTCGGGCGCGTGGCGCAGCGTGCAGCGCACGGTGCTGGGACACCTCAACCGGACGGTGGGCGCGGCCGGCCACTACTGGGACGTGTCCGACGGCCACCCGCCGCTGCTGCGGGTGTCGGAGCGCCCGCCCTCCGAGGACCGGCCGTTCACGATCCTGTCGACCGTGGGCATGTGCGGGCAGCGGATGCCCACCCTGGACCGGTACATGGCCGACACCTCCAGGTACGCGCGGGTGGAGCTGGCGCTGGCCACCACCATGCCCGCGCACCACGCGGCGCGGATCTTCCGGTGGATCGGCGCCTTCCCGTGGCGGGCGGTGACCTGGTTCGGGACCGGGCACACGGTCAAGTGGCTGGACAACCCCGAGGACCGGGCGATGCGCCGGGGCGCGGGGGCGGTGCTGCTGCTGGAGGACCCCTCGCCCCTCGTGGCCGCCGCCGGGCACGCCCCGCCGGACACCGCGGGGCTGACCTTCCAGGGCGACCCGGTGCGGTGGCTGTGGATCGTGCCCATCACCCGCCCCGAGCACCTGTTCGCCAAGGAGCACGACAGCGCGACCCTCGTGGAGAAGCTGGCGGCGGAGGGCCGCAGCTGGATCCTGTCGTGA
- a CDS encoding ABC transporter permease, with product MSALTGTGTLTRFILRRDRIRMSVWVVALVGTVGLTVPTLDEAFATEAQRQARAALMDTPTGILFGGPGFGLDDYTLGAMVVNELTMSLLIAMAIMSILHVVRHTRAEEESGRAELLRAGVLGSGAQMTAALLTVALLNLLIGGLTGAIMAGYGLDAVDSLVYGLGLGLAGLTFGAVTAVCAQLTEHARAASGTAFLVTGLLFMARVVGDLAERGGGPSSWASPFAWVQQTRVFDDLRWWPLALYPLAILALFGAAYALAGRRDLGAGLVPPRPGPAAAGPLLNGVLALHLRQQRGSIIAWSAATFLFSISFGTLATEVEGMLDSNPELMALLGSAAEDVTAGFLGVMSGYVIMAAAAQGILSVLRARSEESAGRAELVLATAVGRIRWYGAALAVGVLSTGLLVVLGGLGIGIGALSATDDASWIGTMLESALSQAPVALAFVAATALFVGAAPRLMPLVWLWLGYSVFTTMLGALLGMPDWALDLSAFGMLPQPPMEEFEAAPVVIASAAVAAALALALAGFRRRDLETA from the coding sequence CACGGTCGGCCTGACCGTCCCCACCCTGGACGAGGCCTTCGCCACCGAAGCCCAGCGCCAGGCCCGGGCGGCGCTCATGGACACGCCCACCGGGATCCTCTTCGGCGGCCCGGGCTTCGGGCTGGACGACTACACGCTCGGCGCCATGGTGGTCAACGAGCTGACCATGAGCCTGCTCATCGCCATGGCGATCATGAGCATCCTGCACGTGGTCCGGCACACCCGGGCCGAGGAGGAGAGCGGCCGCGCCGAGCTGCTGCGGGCCGGGGTCCTGGGCAGCGGCGCCCAGATGACGGCGGCGCTGCTCACCGTCGCCCTGCTGAACCTGCTCATCGGCGGGCTGACCGGGGCGATCATGGCCGGCTACGGGCTGGACGCCGTCGACTCCCTGGTCTACGGGCTGGGGCTGGGGCTGGCCGGCCTCACCTTCGGCGCCGTCACCGCGGTGTGCGCCCAGCTCACCGAGCACGCGCGGGCCGCCTCCGGGACGGCCTTCCTCGTCACCGGGCTGCTCTTCATGGCCCGCGTGGTCGGCGACCTGGCCGAGCGCGGGGGCGGGCCCTCCTCCTGGGCCTCCCCGTTCGCCTGGGTGCAGCAGACCCGGGTGTTCGACGACCTGCGGTGGTGGCCGCTGGCCCTGTACCCGCTGGCGATCCTGGCCCTGTTCGGCGCCGCCTACGCCCTGGCGGGGCGCCGGGACCTGGGCGCGGGCCTGGTCCCGCCCCGCCCCGGTCCGGCCGCGGCGGGCCCGCTGCTCAACGGCGTCCTCGCCCTGCACCTGCGCCAGCAGCGGGGGTCGATCATCGCCTGGAGCGCCGCGACCTTCCTGTTCTCGATCTCCTTCGGCACGCTGGCCACCGAGGTCGAGGGGATGCTCGACTCCAACCCCGAGCTGATGGCCCTGCTCGGCTCCGCCGCCGAGGACGTGACCGCGGGCTTCCTCGGCGTCATGTCGGGCTACGTGATCATGGCGGCCGCCGCCCAGGGCATCCTGTCGGTCCTGCGCGCGCGCAGCGAGGAGTCGGCGGGCCGCGCCGAACTCGTCCTGGCCACGGCGGTGGGGCGGATCCGCTGGTACGGCGCCGCCCTGGCGGTGGGCGTCCTGTCCACGGGTCTGCTCGTGGTCCTGGGCGGGCTCGGCATCGGCATCGGAGCGCTCAGCGCCACGGACGACGCCTCCTGGATCGGCACGATGCTGGAGTCGGCGCTGTCGCAGGCGCCGGTGGCGCTGGCGTTCGTCGCGGCCACCGCGCTGTTCGTCGGGGCGGCCCCGCGCCTGATGCCGCTGGTGTGGCTGTGGCTGGGGTACAGCGTCTTCACCACCATGCTCGGCGCCCTGCTGGGGATGCCCGACTGGGCGCTGGACCTCAGCGCGTTCGGGATGCTGCCGCAGCCGCCGATGGAGGAGTTCGAGGCGGCACCGGTCGTGATCGCCTCCGCCGCGGTCGCGGCCGCCCTGGCCCTGGCGCTGGCGGGCTTCCGCCGCCGCGACCTGGAGACCGCCTGA
- a CDS encoding MFS transporter produces MGAPLRHGPFRALAAGRLLMSLGNGLANVALAFAVLDVTGSLVQVGLVVGARSVANVLLLLLGGVIADRLPRALVLRGGCALAALSQGALGAALLTGTASTPLMVGLSVLNGAAAAVNLPASAALVPQTVPPGLLRQANAVVRLTGNGAMVAGLSLGGALVAFVGPGWSIAADAGLYALACGAFVLLRPPGTEAGTGRVGVLRDLVEGWREFTARPWVWVVVAQFMVTNAAWSASVTVLGPAIADASFGRAAWGLVVAAQSAGMLAGGFLAARWLPRRALAFGVALVAVQAVPLYALSLPAAPLVLVAAMFAAGVAVEQFEVAWNVSVQENVPADRLSRVYSYDALGSFAAIPVGQAAIGPVAAAVGPERALAALAALTVAASLAALAVPDVRRLHRRT; encoded by the coding sequence ATGGGGGCGCCGCTGCGGCACGGCCCGTTCCGGGCGCTGGCCGCCGGGCGGCTGCTGATGTCCCTGGGCAACGGGCTCGCGAACGTGGCGCTGGCGTTCGCCGTGCTGGACGTGACCGGTTCCCTGGTCCAGGTGGGGCTGGTGGTGGGCGCGCGGTCCGTCGCCAACGTGCTCCTGCTGCTGCTCGGCGGGGTGATCGCCGACCGGCTCCCCCGCGCCCTGGTGCTGCGCGGCGGCTGCGCCCTGGCCGCCCTGTCCCAGGGGGCGCTGGGCGCGGCCCTGCTGACGGGGACGGCGTCGACGCCGCTGATGGTGGGGCTGAGCGTGCTCAACGGGGCCGCGGCCGCGGTGAACCTGCCCGCGTCCGCCGCGCTGGTCCCCCAGACGGTGCCGCCCGGGCTGCTGCGCCAGGCCAACGCGGTGGTCCGGCTGACCGGCAACGGCGCGATGGTGGCGGGGCTGTCCCTGGGCGGGGCCCTGGTGGCGTTCGTCGGCCCGGGGTGGTCGATCGCCGCCGACGCGGGACTGTACGCGCTGGCCTGCGGGGCGTTCGTGCTGCTGCGGCCGCCGGGCACGGAGGCCGGCACGGGGCGGGTGGGCGTGCTGCGCGACCTTGTGGAGGGGTGGCGCGAGTTCACCGCCCGCCCGTGGGTGTGGGTGGTGGTGGCGCAGTTCATGGTCACCAACGCCGCCTGGTCGGCCTCGGTGACGGTGCTGGGCCCGGCGATCGCCGACGCGTCCTTCGGCCGGGCGGCCTGGGGGCTGGTGGTGGCGGCCCAGAGCGCCGGGATGCTGGCGGGCGGGTTCCTGGCCGCGCGGTGGCTGCCGCGCCGCGCCCTGGCGTTCGGGGTGGCGCTGGTCGCCGTCCAGGCGGTCCCGCTGTACGCGCTGTCCCTGCCGGCGGCGCCCCTGGTGCTGGTCGCCGCCATGTTCGCGGCGGGCGTGGCCGTGGAGCAGTTCGAGGTGGCCTGGAACGTCTCGGTGCAGGAGAACGTCCCGGCCGACCGGCTGTCCCGGGTGTACTCCTACGACGCCCTGGGGTCGTTCGCCGCGATCCCGGTCGGGCAGGCGGCGATCGGGCCGGTGGCGGCGGCCGTGGGGCCGGAGCGGGCCCTGGCGGCGCTGGCCGCGCTGACGGTGGCGGCCTCCCTGGCGGCCCTGGCCGTGCCGGACGTGCGCCGCCTGCACAGACGGACCTAG